AAGGCGTGTGGGCGCCTCCAAACGCATGTTATAGcagcttttatattttaataatatttaatatttattaaaataccataATGCCATTGATAAAAcagtaataacaaaaacaacaatattacAAAGACAAAAATTACCTTAGATCAAAggcattttttttaactttaaggGCATTTAAGTAATTTAAATGTGCATTCAAgagtgaaaaaacaaaactacccCTAGACATCATGCATAtacttttttttgctttcaagggCATTTTCACAATTTCACtattcataaaaaatgaaaaatattaatatcctACCCCTATCAATCAAGCTAAATGTTATTTGATTGGGTGAAATTGTAATTGCATTGTTGTAATACACAGTTAAATGAGTCTGATGCTATAGTGAAGGCATTGCTAATCCTACCccttatagtttattttttatatatttgggaACTCGGTTACATTTTGCATTGTGTTGGGGGTTGGACCAATAttttttgaacataaaaaagtAATGTTTAGACAATAGGTAACTCTTTGACATTATCATTAAACCGGGTCTAATGAGTTAAACTTTAAAACTCCCAACCAACTCCTTGTTTAGCTTGGGtctcaaattaaattgtgtggAAGTTATCTTAACTTGAGTGAGTCTATTTAACAGGTCTAAaggcaaaaaaatcaaatgagaaaaaaaaaaaaaaaaaaaaaaagagatgaggtGCACAGGATCAAAGACAACTTGGACAACTAGTAAAAGGTAGTTTGGCttttaaagaaattcaagatcacatcttctcttaaaaaaaaaaaaaaaaacattaaaacgaCAACATATACGATAAACCCAAGTAATTTTAGATTGACTAGTCAAACCAATAACCTTAATTATGGACTCCAATAGgttcactaatattttttttatttattcatataatagaaaaaataaaaacgagtTCAAAATTagtcaaatattaaaggatgagattaaaaaaatatagcttaAATAGCCCATCATACATAGGCCTTAAAAAAGCCTAGGCATGTGGTCCTAGAGTAGGCCACGTGTTAgggacatttttttttcttattttaaaaggtgaacaacccttatttttttgaaaaacaaatggtGGCCAGAAAATCAAAGATGTGGTGTTTTAGGGTTAAAATCTTctttcaacttattttcatctaaaaacacctaataaacaccataaaaacTTTCTTAAACCACCTACCAACCCCAAAACACCCTAAAATCAcctgaaaaatgaaattaaattgatcTTATTATTCATGCATGTGTATAGGAAAAACTCACAACCATCAAACTTTCCTTGGAATGGATTTTAATGACACCAAGAATGGCAAGTTTCATTGCTAAAAAGTGAAGAAATCGAAAATGTTCTCTCTTCCCACCTTTTTCAAGTGACTTTCTCTCCCCTATCTTGAATTCAAAgattaaaatgtgaaaaaatgaACTCTTAAACCAAAATtggaattacaaaaaatatagggACTAAAAAAGAAGTACAAGGGTGAAAAGAGAACTTTtccattgaattttatattggtCATAGGGGATTTTACActttgatcttcttcttcttcttcttctttttatttaattttgtccaTCTTAAACatgtttcaattgaaaaaaaatagtttaaggatgaaaatgaaaaaaatcaaatgtttattgTTCACTATTATAGTGAATtccataaatgtttttaatttttattataatatatttatattttcttttaatgtataAACATTAGCTTCTTTCTATAAATTCACGTAATTGTATGTGGCATCATATAAATTATGTGTCTAAGTCTAGAATAAAGTTGTAGTTTTCCAAAACAGAAATCTCATCCACGATTTAGGAACCTGTgctgatgaattaaattaatgctTCTTCTGATGAATAATTGTCATCCACAAACACATTCTTTGATCATTGCATGAAAACTAGTTAAAGGCATTGTACTGCTCTCTTTAAATTCCCAATCAGTCTCTAAATTTTCCATACTAACCAATAGTTTATATATGATCAAAAGGATAATTAAAAGGTAAaacatgcttaaaaaaaaaaaacaacaacttcaATCATCTTACAATAAAATACATATCCCTAAGAAATCGATATACAAGTTCAATAACCCTATTTTTACTTGGCAAAACATCCTAAACAAGTTGGAAAGATAACAAAagagttctaaataaaatagaaaaaaaaatatcctaaattaactagaaaaatattgtaaatcttaaataataacTTCTATGCCTATTCAAAAGATCTTTACAATATCATAACACTACAAAATTTGAGCCCTGTAGAAAAAAAAgcctttaaaatatttttacaaacttTCCTCTCGGTCCAACAGTCGAGTCAAAAGTTATGactcttaatataaaaatatacattagAAAAATAAGTTCATTCTAAATGCCTCAAGGTTGAGAACCAACTCCTTCCTTTGCATAAATTACATTAATGAAAGCCCGATCATAACTTGTTGGAATCTTAATGCTTGTCTTATCCCAAATATCTTGAATTATTTCATTGACCTTGTAATTGGCACCTTTAGTTAATCCTTTGGAGATGCTTATTGATTCTCATCATTCCTCCTCTCTTAAAAAAGATTTGACCTTAAATTATCACCTATATTAAATAGAGAatgatataaacattaaaagtaACATTGGCGTTGCTATACTCACCAAAAATATATGCTTTGTACTCTTGAATTATCTTTTATGGGCTATAATGCAAAGATAACATAATTATGATCTTTGTTAGTTTTAGATGCATATCACTACTAAAAGTTTTAGATTGATTAATGGAATTTTCCGTCGATATTTATACTTGCAGTCCGTCAACACGAACTTACCGATGTGATTATggacaaaaataattcattagAAAGACTCTTGTCAGTGATTTGTGGTATGTTGGTGAGTCCATTggtaataattttatagatggATTTATATTGATGAACAAAGCtcgcaaaaaataatttgcacgTTTCATTTTGTCGATACTTCAACCAGGtaaatattatttgcttgaataataaatattattggtgagtctattattatttgcttgaatacaaatattatttgaattttatagatGGATTTATCATGTTGGCAAGTctattattatttgcttgaatacaaatattattttaataaataaatttagcaaacataACCGGGTAAATATCTCTTTttgtgagattaaatatcttgatttacattTGTCTCtcacttttttcatttttttttttagttatcatttatattttacacATATAGTTCTTGATTTATCTAATTACACATATAcataagcttttttattttcattaaagaaatttcaattacaaaaacatgttgaaaaagcttgtgtatataattttttttatttaaaaaaaaatatttgactcgCAACAAATCACGGGTCAGTATCCAGTGTATCATAATTTTCTATACAAATTAGGCAGGGATGATAAGTTTCTTAAATCCCAATATATAAGGAATGGCTTGAACTAAATTCATTATAGGAAGCAGAAAGTGTCATGAAGCAGCAAGATGAGCCAACCAAGGAAGCAAATTGTCATGGACCAAGTCAGGTTTGTCATCATGAGGACAGTGTCCAACGCCTTCAAGCATGCAAAGTCTCACATTTGAAAGCTGCGAAGGCAAGGAAGAGAAATACTTACCAACAGGTCCATCAATGGGCGTGAACGGATCTTGATCGCCCCAAAGAACCAGAATAGGTATGGAAATTCCTGGCATCAGTGTCACTGGGTTAGGGCCTGGTGGCCCTGTCACAATTGAAACAAAAGCATCGAGTGCCCCTTCATCACATGCTGGTCCTCTGATAATCTGAAAGTTTCCATGAGAAAACGAAAGTTCTGAGTGGATGTTCTGTTAAATCTGCAAGTAATCTATATCAAGAATCCATGTTACCTCTACAAGGTCTTCATCCACGGATTCCTTGTTTCCATAAACAGACAGTAAAATGTTCCTCAGAGTATCTCTGCATCCATCACACGACATGTTTTAGATTGTCGCCGGAATGTTGTATTTCTGTTTATAATTGGTGAAAGTGCATAGCATACCTCTGTTTGACACGCTCAAAGATCGACGATGCAATTGCCCTTTGCTTcagaagaaaatcaattaaccAAAGCAGAGGCAGCAACAGCTTGATCCTCCAATCATCAACAATCGCCTTGTTGTTCATACCACCAGAGCAATTCAGCAGCACAAGCCCTCGAACCAGAGTTTGACTAGAATCTATAATCGCAAAAAGCATAGTAGGCATGAGGAAAACCATAGATTTGAGTGCATGGATAAGTTTGTGCAAGGGAATGTTTCGTAGAAAGTATCTTCTCTCTGGAAACAAAATGTACAGCTTCATCTACCTGAGGCTGCAATTACGCAAGCTAAACTCCCAACAGAGTTCCCTATCAACACAGTTGGCTTCTGAATAACTTCATCCaagaaatctaaaattaacTGCACAGTGAGTCCAGAATTAGCAGGGCAACAGTTTCCCAAGGTTAAGAAATGCTCGCTGTAAAATACAAGACAGCTCAACTTCTGATAATGGAGTACCTGAGCCCATGCTTCCATGGTATATGAAAAGCCTTCTGGCTTATCCGAAGCACCAAATCCCAGAAGGTCGATGGCATAGACTGTATAATTTTTTGCCAATGTATCGATATTCCTGATAAAAACCTCAATGGTGTGAACAGAAAACACAGTAATTACTCAGAAGGTGTTCGAAAATGTAAAAGCTACTTTGGGAAATGCCCTAACATACTAATTCTTGCTAAACCAATGAAACATGGCTCTATCATTACGAACTGGATATGGCAATTATGGCAACGTTTTTCTTCGGTCTCCATGTGAAGTGTGAAAATAGCTTCATCTTATCTTATATACAGCAAAAAGGTTAATAGAAGAAGAGCTCTAAGAGCGAATggattttcttgaatttgacaAAATGTAACCTAAGACAGACCAGACCCTCCATCATATCACCACCAATAGTTAGTGGCTATTGGCTAAGAAGGCAGATTATCAAGATAAGGGTATGAAGTTAATATGTGgctaaattatttcaaaaatcaacTAACCTGCGCCAGTGAGGAATGGAGGCACCGAAGCCatgaacaagaagaagaggaggtcCAGGGTTTGACTGTGAATCAGAATTACAAGAAACAAAGTAATTGATGGAGAACTGCCCCTTCCACAACCACTTCTTGCACCTTTCCCTTATCTCTTTAATCTCCAAGACTTTTCCACCACAAGAAGAGGATGAGGTTGAACCAGTAGTAGCAGTATTATCACTGCTGGTGGCAGCAGCAGTGATGTTAGACTTGATGTTGCAAGAGACGGGCTTCTTGCAATAACGAATGTGGCCATGTCTCCTTTGCTGACACAGAAAACGTTCCCCATTTTTATTTACCGATGAATAATGAAGGGGAAGCTCAGCAGCTACTGCTAGTGCCGAGAAGCCCATGTCTCCCTTGGTCCCTTCTTTTCTGATTTCTCTGCAGAATGAgaataatcaattttaaaggGTAATAAAGTCAAATGGAAAACTAATGTAGTGAGGGCGAGTATAGCCAGTGAGCaatttaaccaaaataaaaataaataatgaattttcaTTTCACTTGCCTATCCAAAATTCTTGCAGGTTGCTTTTCTTTAATATCTGCCCTTCATAAAGTTGAGTTAcagttcctttttctttttctttgtatttttcttctccGAGTCAAACAATTTGTGCTTCTTGttttttgcttctttgtttCCATTCCAATTCGTATGTTTTGTATGACTTGTAGCAAATTGCATTTGGATTATGTATTCATCTACCCTTGTATTGTATAAAATTCatatgtttgattaatcatatgtgaagaaaaaaatggatttgAGTTATGCATGATAAGTCaacttaatttatattgatattatttatattagtaCATAATAATATAAGGGGAAAGGATGAAGAGTTATATCCTGACGATAATTGTTAAGAATTGCAACTCTTCAcccttataaatatatttattaacggTAATAAATAATtacaggaaaataaaaaaactaattctttgtaaaaaaaaagaaaaaaaaaagagagaggaaagacTCTCAGATCAAACTTGCTGTGAATTCACTGAAGAATTGTTTCTGCAAACAAGGTACACTTAGACAATGAATAACAAgcattattcattattatttaatatgattgCACTTAGATTAGTGATACAAATTTCTTGaaacatgtttatgttttttctctgtttttttttttttaatattggtatcagagcatgttGTTACGTCTTTCCTAGTCTAAATAACATGTTTGatccaattatttttaacatagttGATACATTTAAAAAGAAGGTATAGTTTtggacaaaaaaattaactattgaaagttgTTTGCTTTTAATTATGTGCATAAGTTATAACTTAATAATATTAAGTTGTGGATATAATGTATGTTCATGAAATCCCAAGTTTGCTTTGTGTGTTGAATTTATGTGCAAAATGAAATTCTTCAAAAACTACAAATTCCAAGTGATTTGTTTG
This genomic stretch from Populus alba chromosome 19, ASM523922v2, whole genome shotgun sequence harbors:
- the LOC118036198 gene encoding uncharacterized protein isoform X1 → MGFSALAVAAELPLHYSSVNKNGERFLCQQRRHGHIRYCKKPVSCNIKSNITAAATSSDNTATTGSTSSSSCGGKVLEIKEIRERCKKWLWKGQFSINYFVSCNSDSQSNPGPPLLLVHGFGASIPHWRRNIDTLAKNYTVYAIDLLGFGASDKPEGFSYTMEAWAQLILDFLDEVIQKPTVLIGNSVGSLACVIAASDSSQTLVRGLVLLNCSGGMNNKAIVDDWRIKLLLPLLWLIDFLLKQRAIASSIFERVKQRDTLRNILLSVYGNKESVDEDLVEIIRGPACDEGALDAFVSIVTGPPGPNPVTLMPGISIPILVLWGDQDPFTPIDGPVGKYFSSLPSQLSNVRLCMLEGVGHCPHDDKPDLVHDNLLPWLAHLAAS
- the LOC118036198 gene encoding uncharacterized protein isoform X2 — protein: MGFSALAVAAELPLHYSSVNKNGERFLCQQRRHGHIRYCKKPVSCNIKSNITAAATSSDNTATTGSTSSSSCGGKVLEIKEIRERCKKWLWKGQFSINYFVSCNSDSQSNPGPPLLLVHGFGASIPHWRRNIDTLAKNYTVYAIDLLGFGASDKPEGFSYTMEAWAQLILDFLDEVIQKPTVLIGNSVGSLACVIAASDSSQTLVRGLVLLNCSGGMNNKAIVDDWRIKLLLPLLWLIDFLLKQRAIASSIFERVKQRDTLRNILLSVYGNKESVDEDLVEIIRGPACDEGALDAFVSIVTGPPGPNPVTLMPGISIPILVLWGDQDPFTPIDGPVGDNLRSNLF